The Oryza glaberrima chromosome 5, OglaRS2, whole genome shotgun sequence DNA segment GTCAAACACACAAGACCCGGGGGGGCAAACTTCTACAGCATActttaagaaataatagaaaatgCCACACCAAAAGGCTTCAAGGAACTCATCCACAAAGTAGCTGAAAAAAGAGTGGTACCACTGAACCCAACAACTGCTATGAGCTGGCCCATTGGAAAGGGTAGGAAGGATCCAGTGCTTACTAGTCTATGCTCAGCACAGAAGACTCGCACACAATTTGGAAAGGTTACAATTTTAATGGGAAATAATTAAATTTCTACAGTGAAATTTGAACGTACCAAGTTGTTGTAATATCAACTGTTTAGCAAGTGTTATCATAGTAATAGTGTTTTACATTTATACACACAGAAAATGCAGCTTATTACAAatttaacagaaaaaaaatccataaacTTCTGCAAAAAATCTGCACTTCAGAGAAATAAAATCTTAAGGACCATGGTTCTGTCCGTACCTTCCATATCTGCTGAAATGGTATTCTAGGTCACGAGAACGAGTGCGGGAAGACAGTCTACCAACATACAAGCGCGTGCTTCCATAACGATCATCATAGCGCGGCATCTCCTGAAGACAACAGCAAAAATACATCAGTACTTTTCACAATCTAATGAACGATTGGAAGGAGGATGAATACTGGTACAAATGAAGATCTACAGTTAGTGGATGCTTTTTTATGCAGGAAAAACTAACGGAATAGAAGTTTTTGATAATTACAACATCCATTTCACTACAGAATAGACTCATATTTAGGGGGCCTAGCAAGTAATCACATTAGAGGATGAGCTATGGCATGATTAGATAGGCCTTGCCGCCCAGAGCAGCATACACAAGATCAACAGGCATAGATGCAGCCATTAAAGTTCACAAAGAATCAGTTAAGGCAAGTCTAGCCATAGCATCCCCTATAAGAACCTGTAATCTTAGGACTAACATGAAATAAATCTACTTGACGTGCCTGCAAACAATTCAATGTAACTACAAAGAATCACAATATGAGCAATTGTAGCATCTTAGGTTGCATGAACTAATTAACACATAGCAGAGACTAAAAACTGGGGCGCTTGCACTATATGATAGAATCATCAATGTCCACTTACAAAGAAAGCAGCGCGTCACCAAGTCCATGCTATCATTAATACTCACATAAACCTATACATAAGAGGGGTTTAAGCACAAGGGTGGGGGTTTAAACATATGGGTTTAAGAGGCTTCACAGCTTTACCCTTTTTACTTGAGCTTTCTGATTTCAGGTCAAAAATTATCTAGAGCTTGTTACTTGTTGCCCTCGGCGAAAAGTAAATCCAATCAGATGCAACATGACCAAATCCTCTCTGCGAGCGGCACACAGGCGACGCGAAGCTCTACAAACCCGCGCCGGCGATCGATGGGGCAGCCATGGTCGATGGCCTCCAAATCTGACATGTTCGATTCCGATTTCGCTCCTATCCCTTCCTTCCCCACACTAGGTTGCTATAATCGATGAAACAAACGAACCTACGGCGGAACGGAATCGAACAACCGCgagagaaaaattgagaaaaaaaaatccggagctcggggaggaggaTCTCGAACCTTGGAGGAGAATGGCGGCGAAACCCTAGGTCGGGGGCGGCGCGGATGCGGCGGCTGTCAGAAGGGCGGAGCTCGGGatgtgggaggaggagggctatTTATTCGGCGTCGCAGATCTGGATGGACGGGTCAGATTGTCTACGGGATGAATGGACGGACAGGATTGGTTTGAGTTGTCGTGTTTCCTCTCGGCGGCGCGGGGCACGTGCACGTTCACGCCTTCTATGCTTTACACCAACGTTCACCGAGTCACTGAATGGTGGGCCGAGCAGGCCCAGAGCCCAGCCCAATTGTGATGAGAATGGCCCATGTATAGTTCATTATTTTAGGCTTTGAACTTTATAAATACTACTCAAATTTTCATCAAGAAATATTCATACTGATGGTGCTATATTTTCCATCAGAAAATATTCAAGTTTTTAGACATCTGTTTATACTATAAACTCCATATCATAGACtacaaattttttatatacttaCGATGCAAATTCCAAATTGTACGCTACAAATTTAAAATCTCACACTATAATTTCCATAATTCTCCGTATATAGAACAGTTGTAAGAAAAGCAATTGATTAAGCACTTGATTCATACCTTACATTCTTGATTGCACATTGCTGACTTTATCGCGAGTAAATTAAATTTGCACGGTCGATTGTTTAACATGACACGAGTTTATAATTTAACTCCAAGAGTTGGTCTGGAGTGAAGTTGTGGAGCttcacaactctagttcattttgtaagagagctccacccagctccactcccaattttggtgaagctgaaactgtttggctaagctccagctccaggaggggtggagctggagctgtgccaaacaagccctactactcaagtttttcATCAAGAAATCAATTGGCGGATCTACAGGATAAGTGTAGGTGTTAGGTGATACCGACGATTTTCGATAAAAACCAATAGCAAAACTGcttattcatatattataacatcATGATCTAAGCATAATTAGTAAACTATGACACTgatagacacgttatgacaccaacgaatcaattttctggatccgccactcaAAATATTGATATTGATGGTGCTATATTATCCATAAAAAATAGTAGTTTTTAGGCATGTACTTAAACTATAAACCCCATATCATgtagtactatatttttatacacTTACGATGTAAATTCCAAATTGTACACTACAAATTTAAAATCTCACACTATAATTTCCGTAATTCTCCGTATATAGAACAGTTGTAAGAAAAGCAATTGATTGCGCACTTGATCCATACCTTACATTCTTGATTACACATTGCTGACTTTATCGTGATGAGTAAATTAAATTTGCATAGTCGATTGTTTAGCCTGACACGAGTCTTCAAGTCTGAACCCAAATCGAGCCAACCAAACACGCCCCTATATAAAGGCCGCGACCAACACGCACCGCACCGCAAACTAACACCGCGGTGTGATCCATTCTGCAAGTGATCCGTTCTGCATGGCGACCTCCGCCCACACGGTGCTCGACGtcgactccggcggcggcgcggcgaccgcggcggccggcccgcCGGTGCCGTACCTGCTGTCCTTCACCGACCTCTCGTACAGCGTcaggaagggcggcggcggggtcctGTCGTGcgtgccgtcgcgccgccgccgccgccgccacagcaaCCGCCTGGCGTCCGCggacgcgccggcgccgcccgacgCGCCCACCAAGGCGCTGCTCGACGGCATCTCCGGCGAGGCGCGGGACGGCGAGCTGTTCGCCGTCATGGGGGCCAGCGGGTCCGGCAAGTCCACGCTGGTCGACGCGCTCGCCGGCCGCATCGCGCGGGAGAGCCtccgcggcgccgtcgagctcAACGGCGAGCCGCTCCatgggcgccgcctccgcgccatcTCCGCGTACGTCATGCAGGACGACCTGCTGTACCCGATGCTCACCGTGCGGGAGACGCTGCTGTTCGCCGCCGAGTTCCGCCTCCCGCGCGCGCTCTCGCCGGACAAGAAGCGCGCCCGCGTCGACGCGCTCATCGACCAGCTCGgcctcgcgcgcgccgcggacACCATCATCGGCGACGAGGCCCACCGCGGCGTGTCCGGCGGGGAGCGCCGCCGCGTGTCCATCGGCACGGACATCGTCCACGACCCCATCCTGCTGTTCCTCGACGAGCCCACCTCCGGGCTGGACTCGGCGAGCGCGTTCATGGTGGTGCAGGTGCTCCGCCGCATCGCGCAGAGCGGCAGCGTCGTCATCATGACCATCCACCAGCCCAGCGCGCGCATCCTCAACATCCtcgaccgcctcctcctcctctcccgcggccGCACCGTCTACGCCGGCACGCCGGCGGGGCTCAAGCCCTTCTTCTCCGAGTTCGGCGACCCCATCCCGGACAACGAGAACCCGGCCGAGTTCGCGCTCGACACCATCCGCGAGCTCGAGCACCAGCCCGACGGCGCCGCCCCGCTCGCCGACTTCAACGTCAAGTGGCAGTCCATGCACGCCGCACTCCCGGCAGCTGACAGCAAGGACAGCAAGCGATGCACCATGCCACTCGAGCTCGCCATCACGGAGAGCGTGTCGAGGgggaagctcgtcgccggcagcggcTCGGGGACGGCGTCGTCGACCTCGGTGCCGACGTTCGCGAACCCGCTGTCCGTCGAGGTGTGGGTGCTGATGAAGCGATCCTTCACGAACACGGGGCGCATGCCGGAGCTGTTCGTGATGCGGCTCGGCACGATCATGGTGACGGGGTTCATCCTCGCCACCATCTTCTGGCGCCTCGACGACACGCCCAAGGGAGTCCAGGAGCGTCTCGGCTTCTTCGCCATGGCGATGTCCACCATGTTCTACGTCTGCGCCGACGCGCTGCCGGTGTTCGTCCAGGAGCGCCACATCTACCTCCGAGAGACAGCG contains these protein-coding regions:
- the LOC127772554 gene encoding ABC transporter G family member 16-like → MATSAHTVLDVDSGGGAATAAAGPPVPYLLSFTDLSYSVRKGGGGVLSCVPSRRRRRRHSNRLASADAPAPPDAPTKALLDGISGEARDGELFAVMGASGSGKSTLVDALAGRIARESLRGAVELNGEPLHGRRLRAISAYVMQDDLLYPMLTVRETLLFAAEFRLPRALSPDKKRARVDALIDQLGLARAADTIIGDEAHRGVSGGERRRVSIGTDIVHDPILLFLDEPTSGLDSASAFMVVQVLRRIAQSGSVVIMTIHQPSARILNILDRLLLLSRGRTVYAGTPAGLKPFFSEFGDPIPDNENPAEFALDTIRELEHQPDGAAPLADFNVKWQSMHAALPAADSKDSKRCTMPLELAITESVSRGKLVAGSGSGTASSTSVPTFANPLSVEVWVLMKRSFTNTGRMPELFVMRLGTIMVTGFILATIFWRLDDTPKGVQERLGFFAMAMSTMFYVCADALPVFVQERHIYLRETAHNAYRRLSYVFANAVVAFPPLVFLSLAFAVTTFFAVGLAGGGGSFLFFVLIILASFWAGSGFVTFLSAVVPHVMLGYTVVVAILAYFLLFSGFFINRDRIPSYWIWFHYLSLVKYPYQAVLQNEFRDATRCFSRGVEMFDGTPIGAMSRAVKLKVLDAISKTLGTNMTANTCVTTGADVLAQQAVTDIGKWKCLLVTVAWGFFFRALFYVVLLVGSKNKRR